In Zingiber officinale cultivar Zhangliang chromosome 11B, Zo_v1.1, whole genome shotgun sequence, a single window of DNA contains:
- the LOC122034429 gene encoding bifunctional protein FolD 4, chloroplastic-like isoform X2: protein MAPPSLLSDLSSSATARLLPFRASEAATRIFRCHPPPSRQPIPSNSVPTRLTLSRRSSSSFVFGAATDSGASAKVIDGKLVSKQVKDEVAEEIATMKAATGHVPGLAVILVGSRKDSQTYVRNKKKACEAVGIKSFEVNLPEDATEEEVIEHISEFNNDSSVHGILVQLPLPRHMNEETILGAVNIEKDVDGFHPLNIGRLAMQRRYPLFVPCTPKGCMELLHRYGVEIKGKRAVVIGRSNIVGMPAALLLQKANATVSIVHSNTKNPEEITRQADIVISAVGVANLVRGSWIKPGATVIDVGINPVDDAESPRGYRLVGDVCYEEVSKIASAITPVPGGVGPMTIAMLLSNTLESAKRAYNFK, encoded by the exons ATGGCGCCGCCGTCGCTGCTCTCAGATCTCTCTTCTTCCGCCACAGCTCGCCTTCTCCCCTTCCGTGCGTCGGAGGCCGCTACCAGGATTTTCCGCTGCCATCCGCCGCCCTCTCGCCAACCGATTCCCTCCAACTCAGTCCCTACCCGTTTGACCTTGTCCCGGCGATCGAGTTCATCTTTCGTCTTCGGAG CAGCGACGGATTCTGGTGCTTCTGCTAAGGTCATTGATGGCAAACTGGTCTCGAAGCAAGTAAAAGATGAAGTCGCTGAAGAAATTGCTACGATGAAGGCCGCAACCGGCCATGTTCCAGGATTGGCTGTCATTCTTGTGGGTTCGAGGAAGGATTCGCAGACGTATGTCCGCAATAAGAAGAAGGCTTGTGAGGCGGTGGGCATAAAATCATTCGAGGTTAACTTGCCTGAGGATGCCACTGAGGAAGAAGTGATCGAGCATATTTCAGAATTCAACAATGATTCATCTGTTCATGGGATTCTCGTTCAGTTGCCCCTTCCCCGT CATATGAACGAGGAGACTATATTGGGTGCTGTAAACATTGAGAAAGATGTGGACGGTTTCCATCCATTGAATATAGGTCGTCTTGCCATGCAACGTAGGTACCCGTTGTTTGTTCCTTGTACGCCCAAGGGATGCATGGAGCTTTTGCACCGGTATGGAGTTGAAATCAAGGGGAAGCGAGCTGTCGTAATTGGCAGGAGCAACATTGTTGGCATGCCAGCTGCATTGCTTTTGCAA AAAGCGAATGCAACTGTTAGTATAGTACACTCCAACACTAAAAATCCTGAGGAAATCACAAGGCAAGCAGATATTGTTATTTCAGCTGTTGGGGTTGCTAACTTGGTAAGAGGCAGCTGGATAAAGCCAGGGGCTACCGTGATTGATGTTGGAATAAACCCTGTTGAC gaTGCGGAAAGCCCTCGTGGCTACCGATTGGTAGGTGATGTGTGCTACGAGGAAGTTAGCAAAATCGCATCTGCTATCACGCCAGTCCCCGGGGGAGTCGGTCCGATGACAATAGCTATGCTTCTATCCAACACACTTGAATCTGCCAAAAGGGCATACAACTTCAAGTGA
- the LOC122034429 gene encoding bifunctional protein FolD 4, chloroplastic-like isoform X1: MAPPSLLSDLSSSATARLLPFRASEAATRIFRCHPPPSRQPIPSNSVPTRLTLSRRSSSSFVFGVAATDSGASAKVIDGKLVSKQVKDEVAEEIATMKAATGHVPGLAVILVGSRKDSQTYVRNKKKACEAVGIKSFEVNLPEDATEEEVIEHISEFNNDSSVHGILVQLPLPRHMNEETILGAVNIEKDVDGFHPLNIGRLAMQRRYPLFVPCTPKGCMELLHRYGVEIKGKRAVVIGRSNIVGMPAALLLQKANATVSIVHSNTKNPEEITRQADIVISAVGVANLVRGSWIKPGATVIDVGINPVDDAESPRGYRLVGDVCYEEVSKIASAITPVPGGVGPMTIAMLLSNTLESAKRAYNFK; the protein is encoded by the exons ATGGCGCCGCCGTCGCTGCTCTCAGATCTCTCTTCTTCCGCCACAGCTCGCCTTCTCCCCTTCCGTGCGTCGGAGGCCGCTACCAGGATTTTCCGCTGCCATCCGCCGCCCTCTCGCCAACCGATTCCCTCCAACTCAGTCCCTACCCGTTTGACCTTGTCCCGGCGATCGAGTTCATCTTTCGTCTTCGGAG TAGCAGCGACGGATTCTGGTGCTTCTGCTAAGGTCATTGATGGCAAACTGGTCTCGAAGCAAGTAAAAGATGAAGTCGCTGAAGAAATTGCTACGATGAAGGCCGCAACCGGCCATGTTCCAGGATTGGCTGTCATTCTTGTGGGTTCGAGGAAGGATTCGCAGACGTATGTCCGCAATAAGAAGAAGGCTTGTGAGGCGGTGGGCATAAAATCATTCGAGGTTAACTTGCCTGAGGATGCCACTGAGGAAGAAGTGATCGAGCATATTTCAGAATTCAACAATGATTCATCTGTTCATGGGATTCTCGTTCAGTTGCCCCTTCCCCGT CATATGAACGAGGAGACTATATTGGGTGCTGTAAACATTGAGAAAGATGTGGACGGTTTCCATCCATTGAATATAGGTCGTCTTGCCATGCAACGTAGGTACCCGTTGTTTGTTCCTTGTACGCCCAAGGGATGCATGGAGCTTTTGCACCGGTATGGAGTTGAAATCAAGGGGAAGCGAGCTGTCGTAATTGGCAGGAGCAACATTGTTGGCATGCCAGCTGCATTGCTTTTGCAA AAAGCGAATGCAACTGTTAGTATAGTACACTCCAACACTAAAAATCCTGAGGAAATCACAAGGCAAGCAGATATTGTTATTTCAGCTGTTGGGGTTGCTAACTTGGTAAGAGGCAGCTGGATAAAGCCAGGGGCTACCGTGATTGATGTTGGAATAAACCCTGTTGAC gaTGCGGAAAGCCCTCGTGGCTACCGATTGGTAGGTGATGTGTGCTACGAGGAAGTTAGCAAAATCGCATCTGCTATCACGCCAGTCCCCGGGGGAGTCGGTCCGATGACAATAGCTATGCTTCTATCCAACACACTTGAATCTGCCAAAAGGGCATACAACTTCAAGTGA
- the LOC122034430 gene encoding cytokinin riboside 5'-monophosphate phosphoribohydrolase LOG1-like has product MESEGLLRSTESLWKPQLSLHRRPPTSPPSPSSVPRFKRVCVFCGSSSGKRLSYQIAAIDLGNELVHRNIDLVYGGGGAGLMGLVSRAVFSGGRHVLGVIPRTLMPKEITGEAVGEVHPVAGMHQRKAEMARQADAFIALPGGYGTLEELLEVITWAQLGIHDKPVGLLNVDGFYNSLLSFIDKAIDEGFIAPTARHIIVSATTAHELLSKLEDYVPRHESVAPRVRWEMEQLEHSGKIGIAR; this is encoded by the exons ATGGAATCCGAGGGACTGCTGCGATCGACGGAATCCCTTTGGAAGCCCCAACTCTCCCTCCACCGGCGGCCGCCCACTTCGCCGCCCTCTCCCTCCTCCGTTCCCCGTTTCAAGCGCGTCTGCGTCTTCTGCGGCAGCAGCTCCGGCAAGCGCCTCAGCTACCAAATCGCCGCCATCGACCTCGGCAACGAACTC GTGCACAGGAACATCGACTTGGtgtacggcggcggcggcgccggCCTCATGGGCCTCGTTTCCCGCGCCGTCTTCAGCGGCGGCCGCCACGTCTTGGG AGTGATTCCGAGGACTCTGATGCCGAAAGAG ATCACCGGAGAGGCGGTGGGCGAAGTCCACCCGGTGGCCGGAATGCACCAGAGGAAGGCGGAGATGGCCCGGCAGGCCGACGCTTTCATAGCCTTGCCCG GTGGATATGGAACCCTAGAAGAACTACTTGAGGTGATAACTTGGGCTCAATTAGGGATCCATGACAAACCG GTTGGTTTGTTGAATGTGGACGGGTTCTACAACTCTTTGTTATCATTCATCGACAAGGCCATCGACGAGGGGTTCATTGCTCCGACTGCCCGCCACATCATTGTCTCGGCGACAACCGCCCACGAGTTATTGTCCAAGCTTGAG GATTATGTGCCAAGGCATGAGAGTGTGGCACCGAGGGTGAGGTGGGAGATGGAGCAATTAGAGCATTCTGGTAAGATAGGTATTGCCAGATAA